GCGATAGACATCCCGACCTTCAGGAATGGAAGGAAATTCTGCCAGCAAATCGAAATAATCCATCACCTGCTTATAGCGGACAACACAATCCTGATAGAGCTGGTAGAACTCCATGAGTTCTTTCCACGGGTCGTAGAGCTTTTCATACGCGGAAAGAAATGCAACCAGTGCGCCTAATTGAAATTTTCCCTGAATTGCCAGATAGCCGCCGATCAAAAATAGAATAAATGGACCGAGAGACTGAAATAGATTGTTTGTGAACTTGATACCGAACTTAACAATTAAGAGCCGGTAGGTAATGTCATAGAGCCAATGAGCGGATTTTTTGAATTTGTTTTCCTCTAAAGAGTACGCACAGTTTCCTTGAATTTCGTGAATACCTGTCATGGATTCACTGATAATGCTGCTGGTGCGTCGCAAGCTGTTAGTTCGTTCGCGATTAAGTCTGTTGTACGCACGTTGTAAAATAGGAATAACTAGCATTTCGACAGGATAAATTGCGACAGAAAGAGCTGCCAGCAGCGGGTTGAGATATAGCATATATCCTGCGAACGCGAAAAAGGTGAGAATATTAACAAGCGGTGCGGAAATAGCCATGCCAGCAAATGTTGCCATGGGGAGCAACTCTGTCATGAGGGTGGAAACAACAAGCCCCGGTGAGGTTCTGCGGAAAAAGGGCATAGGTAGCGTTAAAATATGCTCATACAGGGCGTTTCGTAAGCGGTAGAGCGTTACTTCACCCACTTTTGCCTGAAGAATATTAATCGCATATTTTAAAATACCTGCCAGAAAGACCGCAGTGATGTAGATCATGCAGTAGTAGATGAGGGCATCAATCTTTTTTAGTTGAATAGCATCTGAAACGATGCGTTTTTGCATTTCGATTGGAACCAGTCGCATTCCGACCGTTATAATAATGATTGTAATCATAATTAATTGTAACGGTCTGTTTTTATATAGTACCCAAAAGTACATGGAACGTTTCGTAACCGGAGGAAGTTCTTTTGGCATGCTGGAGTATCCTTTGGTCTGTGAAAGGCACATTGCTCTGGCATCTATAACAATATTAAGAAGCAAGGTACGGTACTATGTGTAATGGCTCGAAAAAAATTAACCTTCTTTCATAGATTATCTCTGCGGTGGAAACTGTTCCTCACACTGTTTTTGTTCAGTGTGCTGCCTATTTGCGGCACTTTGGTCACTGTTGAACGACTTGAAACTGATATTAAAGAGTATCTATACGAAAGTACCCGCAATGACCTTGTGACAGAAGCAAGTCAGTCTATAGAAAAAATTGCGGTCAACTCTGCTTCTGACCTTGAAAACAGTGAACGCATGCGAAGTCTCATTGTTGAGGTTGTGGCGCTTGCGGCTCAATATTTTCTGAATATGCAGCCAGTAGATGGAGAAGACATTCTCTATTCAGATCAGATTGACCCTTCAATTCCGTATCCGGAAGATTTAGTCGTTGATCCGAAGCATGCCCCTACTCGTGAGCATATTGTCAAATATGGCACAGATATAGGGAAGTATATTTCTTATGGGAAGCTAGGCTTTTCTCTGCCGTGGAAAGAGCCGGAAAAGGCTGTTGCCATAAGGCAGGCAAAGCAACTGGTTCGGTTGGCTCCCCTTTTTAAGGCGTTGAAAAAATCATACGGAGATGTGCTGTATAATTTGTATATCGGTATGCAATCCGGTTTATTTCTTTATTATCCAGCACATGCCGGATTGCCCGAAAGCTACGATCCTCGCGAAAGGATATGGTATCGGTTGGCTCTTGAGGAAAAAGGCATAGTGTGGCGTGCCCCTTTGCGTGGAGCTTCAACTGGGCGGTTGCTTTTTACGGTGTCTGCACCGTTATTTAATGAAGCAAAAGAAATTGTTGGTGTTGTTGGCTTAGATATTCTGATGGAGCAAGGACTTACTGGTGGTAATGTTACCGCCGTATGGTCTAAGAATGCGCGGCTGATTCTTGCAGAGGAAGCTGATGACAAGGGAACTGGTAGTGCAGGGCTGCGTATGATTGCTCATACTTATACGCATAGAGAGAATCGAACGCGGTATAGCTGGGTGATGGGACGCGGTGATAAGCAATGGATAAAATTCGAAAATACGGAAGCCAAAGCAAAATTCATGAATGCTATAGCCTCCGGAACGTCCGGCACGTTGCGAATGCGGTGGGATGGGGAGGATAGTCTTGTCGCATGGGCACCATTTAAGCGGAACAGCTATTTCATTGCAATTGTACCGGAAAAAGATGTGATGCATCTTACCAATCAGATATTGGCGTATTTACATTGGGCAAGCTCCGCCCAGCAGCGCATTGTTGAAATTGCTGTTGTCGTTATCATATTCTTAACATTTCTTTTTGCCATGTATGCCAGCCAGACTATTTCTAAGCCGATGAATTTGATGATTGAGGCATTCAGAGAGTTGGCAAAGGGTAACTTTAGTGCGCGGGTTGATTTTAAAACTGGTGATGAGCGCGACACACTTGTGGACACCTTTAACACAATTGGTCCACAGCTAGAGCATTTGGTGGAGACGCAACAGGCGCTGGATGTTGCCCATGAAATTCAAGAAAATTTACTTCCTTCGACAGACCCTAAGTTACCGGGGTGGCAGATTTCCGGTGCTATTCGATATTGCGATCAAACAGGTGGCGACTACTACGACTACTATATGACTGCGTGTGAAGGCGTGCCGGTTCTTTCTGTGGTTGTCGGCGATGTCTCAGGGCACGGTGTTGCGTCTGCATTACTTATGACAACAGCTCGTGCGTTGCTGAGAGTGCACACAGAATGTACCCGCATTAGCGCAGCCAAAAGGATATCACAGGTAAATAATTTGCTGGTGCAGGATGTTCATGGCACCGGTCAGTTTATGACATTGTTTTATCTAGAAATTATAGGACATAGCAACAAGCTTTGCTGGGTTCGGGCAGGGCATGACCCCGCCATTGTGTATTCGCCTGAAGAGGACGAATTTACAGAGCTGCGGGGGAACGGTTTGCCACTAGGAGTTCTTTCACGTTTTGAATATGAGCAAAGTGAAATTGAACTTACACAGGAAGGCACGGTAATACTGCTGGGAACAGACGGAATATGGGAAGCACGTAAAGGTGGCAACGGGGAGTTATACGGTAAGGATCGGGTTCGCGAACTGATACGTGAACACGCTTCAGAATCTGCCGAAGACATACGGAACCGCCTTCTTGATGCTGTAGAGGCATGGCAAAAAAATGTTCCGAACGCGGATGATGTAACATTAGTTGTGTTGAAAAAGGATAAACATATACATACCGGTTGTAAGGACGTTGCCGTTTGTAATCTTGATTTCTTTATGAAGAAAGAGGGATAAATGAGTA
The nucleotide sequence above comes from Halodesulfovibrio sp.. Encoded proteins:
- a CDS encoding SpoIIE family protein phosphatase, which codes for MARKKLTFFHRLSLRWKLFLTLFLFSVLPICGTLVTVERLETDIKEYLYESTRNDLVTEASQSIEKIAVNSASDLENSERMRSLIVEVVALAAQYFLNMQPVDGEDILYSDQIDPSIPYPEDLVVDPKHAPTREHIVKYGTDIGKYISYGKLGFSLPWKEPEKAVAIRQAKQLVRLAPLFKALKKSYGDVLYNLYIGMQSGLFLYYPAHAGLPESYDPRERIWYRLALEEKGIVWRAPLRGASTGRLLFTVSAPLFNEAKEIVGVVGLDILMEQGLTGGNVTAVWSKNARLILAEEADDKGTGSAGLRMIAHTYTHRENRTRYSWVMGRGDKQWIKFENTEAKAKFMNAIASGTSGTLRMRWDGEDSLVAWAPFKRNSYFIAIVPEKDVMHLTNQILAYLHWASSAQQRIVEIAVVVIIFLTFLFAMYASQTISKPMNLMIEAFRELAKGNFSARVDFKTGDERDTLVDTFNTIGPQLEHLVETQQALDVAHEIQENLLPSTDPKLPGWQISGAIRYCDQTGGDYYDYYMTACEGVPVLSVVVGDVSGHGVASALLMTTARALLRVHTECTRISAAKRISQVNNLLVQDVHGTGQFMTLFYLEIIGHSNKLCWVRAGHDPAIVYSPEEDEFTELRGNGLPLGVLSRFEYEQSEIELTQEGTVILLGTDGIWEARKGGNGELYGKDRVRELIREHASESAEDIRNRLLDAVEAWQKNVPNADDVTLVVLKKDKHIHTGCKDVAVCNLDFFMKKEG